From Patescibacteria group bacterium, a single genomic window includes:
- a CDS encoding L-lactate dehydrogenase produces the protein MPKPKKMESTRVVVIGTGFVGSTAAYTMMIEGVASEIVLIDVNKKKCEGEALDIEHAISFAPDSHVWAGDYKDCKDADVVVIAAGINQKPGQTRLELAKTNVKIITEVVKNVCKYTKDAIILMVTNPLDVLTYTALKVSKFPKNQVFGTGTTLDSSRFRYLLAKKFNVDPHSMGAYLIGEHGDSEVPVYSHANVMGENIASLPKYDKKTVAAAYTRTRDSAQEIIRKKGATYYGIAAAVARIVKSIINDEDHAYSVSSLMSGQYGVKDVCISLPSTVGRTGIKKVLDIKLNNEELKKFKRSAQIIRTALDQSGVK, from the coding sequence ATGCCCAAACCAAAAAAAATGGAGTCAACCCGCGTGGTGGTAATCGGCACGGGTTTTGTCGGCTCAACCGCCGCCTACACTATGATGATTGAAGGCGTAGCTTCGGAAATTGTCTTGATTGACGTAAACAAAAAGAAATGTGAAGGCGAGGCGCTGGACATAGAACATGCCATTTCCTTTGCGCCGGACTCCCACGTTTGGGCCGGCGACTATAAAGATTGTAAAGACGCCGATGTGGTGGTGATTGCCGCCGGTATAAACCAAAAACCGGGCCAAACCCGACTGGAATTGGCAAAAACAAATGTCAAAATTATTACCGAAGTAGTAAAGAATGTCTGCAAATATACTAAAGACGCCATTATTCTGATGGTCACAAATCCCTTGGACGTTTTGACCTATACCGCGTTAAAAGTTTCAAAATTCCCAAAAAACCAGGTCTTTGGCACCGGCACAACTTTGGATTCTTCCCGTTTCCGCTATTTATTGGCAAAAAAATTCAATGTTGACCCGCATAGCATGGGCGCGTATTTAATCGGCGAACATGGCGACAGCGAAGTGCCGGTTTATTCCCATGCCAATGTTATGGGAGAAAATATTGCTTCCCTGCCTAAATACGATAAAAAAACAGTTGCCGCCGCTTATACCCGAACCAGGGACTCAGCCCAGGAAATTATCCGTAAAAAAGGCGCCACCTACTATGGAATCGCCGCCGCTGTTGCCCGCATTGTTAAATCAATTATAAATGACGAAGATCATGCTTACTCGGTTTCTTCCCTAATGAGCGGACAATATGGCGTAAAAGATGTCTGTATCTCTTTGCCCAGCACAGTTGGCCGCACCGGCATAAAAAAAGTGCTGGATATAAAATTAAACAATGAAGAATTAAAAAAATTTAAAAGGTCGGCTCAAATTATCCGTACTGCCCTGGACCAATCCGGGGTCAAATAA
- a CDS encoding ribonuclease J: protein MIRYTQTQKSSRGKRTYHTDARPRQPVPAPRGPSFARFRGDETKLKIAVLGGLEEVGRNCTLLEYNGDIIIIDMGLQFPEEDMPGIDYIIPNMSYLKGKEKHIRGVIITHAHYDHIGGIPHLIPQLGYPPIYALPLTNAIIKKRQEDYKGLRPLNINNLNVDDKLTLGSFELEFFHLNHNIPDSMGVVIHTPEGVIVHTGDWKFDYQPSGEQPADLQKIARIGSQGVLALLSDSTNASQPGHQISEMEIGTNLDEIISKAPGRLIIGTFSSLLSRIKQIIEISEKLGKIVALDGFSMKSNVGIAKELGYMQFSPKTLIDLNKVSDYPDNKVVIICTGAQGEKNASLMRIASGEHRFIRLTPGDTVVFSSSVIPGNERTVQRLKDTLFRKGAEVIHYQMMDVHAGGHAKSDDVKLMIRLINPKYFIPIEGNHFLLHYNAKVAQSMGFPKENIFIADNGQVIEFSHGSGKMTSTKLPADYVFVDGLGVSDETNIVLRDRQVLAEDGMIVIIATVDSKTGKLIQNPDIISRGFVFLKENKELIEDLRHRVKKLVIDSDPLSWADTNYIRNKIRDYVGQFLFSKTEKRPMVLPVVIEV, encoded by the coding sequence ATGATCAGATACACACAAACACAAAAATCCAGTAGGGGCAAGCGGACGTATCACACGGACGCAAGACCCAGACAACCGGTTCCGGCCCCAAGAGGCCCGTCTTTCGCGCGCTTTCGCGGCGATGAAACAAAATTAAAAATCGCCGTGCTGGGCGGCCTGGAAGAAGTCGGACGCAACTGCACGCTTTTGGAATACAATGGCGATATTATCATCATTGACATGGGCTTGCAGTTCCCCGAAGAAGACATGCCCGGGATTGATTACATCATTCCAAACATGAGCTATCTCAAAGGCAAAGAAAAACATATTCGCGGCGTTATCATCACGCACGCCCACTATGACCATATCGGCGGCATCCCCCATTTGATTCCGCAACTGGGATACCCGCCGATTTACGCCTTGCCGCTCACCAACGCGATTATCAAAAAGCGACAAGAGGATTACAAAGGCCTGCGCCCGCTCAACATTAATAATTTAAACGTTGATGACAAACTGACGCTGGGAAGTTTTGAGTTGGAATTTTTCCACTTAAACCACAATATTCCCGATTCAATGGGTGTGGTGATCCACACTCCGGAGGGCGTCATTGTTCACACCGGCGATTGGAAATTTGATTATCAGCCATCAGGCGAACAGCCGGCGGACTTACAGAAAATTGCCCGCATCGGCTCTCAAGGTGTGCTCGCACTCTTAAGCGACAGCACCAATGCCTCCCAGCCCGGACACCAGATTTCCGAAATGGAAATCGGCACCAACCTGGATGAAATCATCTCCAAGGCGCCGGGACGATTAATCATCGGTACTTTCTCTTCCCTGCTTTCCCGTATCAAACAGATTATTGAAATATCGGAAAAGCTGGGTAAAATAGTTGCGCTTGACGGCTTCAGCATGAAAAGCAATGTCGGCATAGCCAAAGAGCTCGGCTACATGCAGTTTTCTCCCAAAACCTTAATTGACCTAAACAAAGTCAGCGATTATCCGGATAACAAAGTGGTGATAATCTGCACCGGCGCGCAGGGAGAAAAAAATGCATCGCTAATGCGTATTGCGAGCGGCGAACACCGGTTTATCCGTCTGACCCCGGGCGACACGGTTGTTTTCTCTTCGTCAGTTATTCCGGGAAATGAAAGAACTGTCCAACGTTTGAAAGACACGCTGTTTAGAAAAGGCGCGGAAGTTATCCATTATCAAATGATGGACGTCCATGCCGGCGGCCATGCCAAATCTGATGACGTAAAACTGATGATCAGGTTGATAAATCCGAAATACTTCATTCCAATTGAAGGCAATCACTTCTTACTGCATTACAATGCAAAAGTCGCCCAGTCGATGGGTTTCCCCAAAGAAAACATTTTCATTGCCGATAACGGACAAGTGATTGAATTCTCGCATGGCAGCGGTAAAATGACTTCCACAAAACTGCCGGCTGATTATGTGTTCGTTGACGGGCTCGGCGTAAGCGATGAAACCAACATTGTCTTGCGCGACCGGCAGGTATTGGCTGAAGACGGAATGATTGTAATTATTGCAACCGTTGACAGCAAAACCGGCAAACTGATTCAAAACCCTGACATCATCTCGCGCGGGTTCGTGTTCTTAAAAGAGAATAAAGAACTAATTGAGGATCTGCGCCACCGCGTAAAAAAGCTGGTGATTGATTCTGATCCCCTGTCTTGGGCAGACACCAATTATATCCGGAACAAAATCCGCGATTACGTCGGTCAGTTCCTATTCAGCAAGACCGAGAAACGTCCGATGGTGCTGCCGGTAGTTATTGAGGTATAG
- a CDS encoding ABC transporter substrate-binding protein: MNSDLDKKLLKRVRHHFFPNFAQLKYLPRFLTKFEKKIILLMSLMMVCALAAFVVLLFINNNTIVPASGGDYSEGLIGQPQFINPVFSSTDDVDADITYLIYSGLFKYDNNQNLVADLATDYKISADGKIYDINLKQNIHWSDGENFTADDVLFTFETIENPEVNSPLYPAFQGVQIEKTGDYSIRFILKNPYAPFLSSLTVGILPQHTWSDVPPASIKLAQQNLQPVGTGPWMFDKLIKDSNGNLQDYVLVHNKYYYQKQPYLKTITFKFYTDYTQAASALKGQDIMALSFIPQDLADKIGNKNFELHKLQLPQYTALFFNQNFAADLQDSDLRNALALAINKDKVASDATGGNGEVINSPILRGQVGFSNKIQSIAFDIDKANTLLDKKWKRIQPEDYYKLKYNALLKTRQTEIDDIRASTTTLDATSSIEQIQKEVGDAARQEMDSGQAFYREDKNNNILTLTITTADTPEYHQAAESIAKMWQAIGVQTKIEYVDSHEIAKTNIKDRNYQVILYGEIVGGDPDPYPFWHSSQVDYPGLNLALYSNRSADKILEEARSTTDDSKRASLYTDFQNTLNKDVPAVFLYTPSYTFTVSKEVRGINLDKIVSPSDRYNDLNNWYIKTTRHWKFN; the protein is encoded by the coding sequence ATGAACTCGGATCTTGACAAAAAGTTACTCAAGCGGGTTAGGCATCATTTTTTTCCCAACTTCGCGCAACTAAAATACTTGCCGCGGTTTTTAACAAAATTTGAGAAAAAAATTATCTTACTGATGTCCCTGATGATGGTTTGCGCCCTCGCCGCGTTTGTGGTTCTACTCTTTATCAACAACAACACCATCGTCCCCGCCTCCGGCGGAGATTACAGCGAGGGTCTGATCGGCCAGCCGCAATTTATAAATCCGGTCTTTTCCTCAACCGATGACGTAGACGCCGATATCACCTATTTGATCTACTCCGGACTTTTCAAATACGACAACAACCAAAATCTGGTCGCTGATCTGGCCACTGATTATAAAATCAGCGCCGACGGAAAAATTTACGATATAAATTTAAAACAAAATATTCACTGGTCTGACGGTGAAAATTTTACGGCCGATGACGTATTGTTTACTTTTGAAACAATTGAAAATCCGGAAGTAAACAGCCCGCTCTATCCTGCTTTTCAGGGAGTGCAGATTGAAAAAACCGGCGATTATTCCATACGCTTTATTTTAAAAAATCCTTACGCGCCATTCTTAAGCAGTTTGACTGTCGGCATTTTGCCCCAGCACACCTGGTCGGATGTCCCTCCGGCAAGCATTAAGCTGGCTCAACAAAATCTACAGCCGGTAGGCACCGGACCGTGGATGTTTGATAAATTAATAAAAGATTCAAACGGCAATCTGCAAGATTATGTTTTGGTCCATAACAAATATTATTACCAAAAACAGCCATACCTGAAGACAATCACTTTTAAATTTTATACCGATTACACGCAAGCGGCCAGCGCTCTAAAGGGCCAGGACATAATGGCTTTGAGTTTCATTCCGCAGGATTTGGCCGATAAAATCGGCAATAAAAATTTTGAACTTCATAAACTGCAATTGCCCCAATATACCGCTTTATTTTTCAACCAAAATTTTGCTGCTGATCTGCAGGATAGCGACCTGCGAAATGCTTTGGCTCTGGCTATAAATAAAGACAAAGTTGCCAGTGACGCCACGGGCGGCAATGGCGAAGTAATAAATTCACCGATTTTGCGCGGTCAAGTCGGCTTCTCCAACAAAATACAATCAATTGCTTTTGATATAGATAAGGCCAATACCCTGCTGGATAAAAAATGGAAGCGCATCCAACCGGAGGATTATTACAAATTAAAATATAACGCCCTGCTTAAAACCAGACAGACAGAAATAGATGACATTCGCGCCTCAACCACAACTCTGGACGCCACTTCTTCTATAGAACAGATTCAAAAGGAAGTCGGCGACGCGGCGCGCCAGGAAATGGACAGCGGCCAGGCGTTTTACCGGGAAGATAAAAATAACAATATTTTAACACTGACGATTACCACAGCCGACACTCCGGAATATCATCAGGCCGCGGAGTCCATAGCCAAAATGTGGCAGGCCATTGGCGTGCAAACCAAAATAGAATACGTTGACAGCCATGAAATTGCCAAAACAAATATTAAAGACCGCAATTATCAAGTTATTCTCTATGGAGAAATAGTTGGCGGTGATCCGGATCCGTATCCATTTTGGCACTCCTCACAAGTTGATTATCCGGGTCTTAATTTGGCCTTGTATTCCAACAGGAGCGCTGATAAGATACTTGAAGAGGCCAGATCAACCACAGACGACAGTAAGCGCGCCAGTTTGTATACTGATTTTCAAAACACATTAAACAAAGACGTTCCGGCTGTCTTCTTGTATACACCCAGTTACACTTTCACGGTGAGCAAAGAAGTGCGGGGAATAAATTTAGATAAAATCGTTTCACCGTCAGACAGATATAATGATCTAAATAACTGGTACATCAAAACCACCAGGCATTGGAAATTTAACTAA
- the secG gene encoding preprotein translocase subunit SecG — protein MDTFFNIIQIILAAFLVAVILIQQKGTGLGGVFGGSSNIYSTKRGVDKILHTGTIVISIIFFGVSLLRLAL, from the coding sequence ATGGACACTTTTTTTAACATCATTCAAATCATTCTAGCGGCTTTCTTAGTGGCGGTTATTCTTATCCAGCAAAAAGGCACCGGACTGGGCGGGGTGTTCGGCGGTTCAAGCAACATCTACAGCACCAAACGGGGGGTTGATAAAATTCTTCATACCGGCACGATTGTTATTTCCATAATTTTCTTTGGCGTTTCCTTACTGCGCCTCGCCTTATAA
- a CDS encoding thioredoxin domain-containing protein: protein MADTNGINLKWYQKWWGVSLIGLIGLVSVALIVFLALTGKYWWDIKHGKAEFLAQTFYSGFAKSTSIAGNSKIDRTKLETANGPFMGNPNAPITIVAFFDYKCTFSKEAVPIIKKLVGKYSNVKVIIRNFPGESIHPGTEKLSEIAACAFMDQPDQFWGLFNVLFNKQDKLPAIMTDQDIANLAGDAGLNYEQLNKCLQSGKGQIKERKDFADGVDAGVSGTPTFFVNGEMVEGVVPFDIWENFVKNY from the coding sequence ATGGCAGACACCAACGGCATAAATTTAAAATGGTATCAAAAGTGGTGGGGAGTATCGCTTATAGGTTTGATTGGTTTGGTGTCTGTAGCTTTAATTGTTTTCTTGGCTTTAACCGGTAAATATTGGTGGGATATCAAGCATGGCAAAGCAGAATTTTTAGCTCAAACCTTCTATTCTGGTTTTGCCAAGTCAACCTCAATTGCGGGTAACTCTAAAATAGACAGAACCAAATTGGAGACGGCTAACGGCCCTTTTATGGGAAACCCAAACGCGCCAATAACTATTGTGGCGTTTTTTGATTATAAATGTACATTTTCTAAAGAAGCGGTGCCGATAATTAAGAAATTAGTGGGTAAATACAGCAATGTAAAAGTAATTATTAGAAATTTTCCGGGTGAATCAATTCACCCGGGGACGGAAAAACTTTCCGAGATAGCCGCCTGCGCATTTATGGATCAGCCGGATCAGTTCTGGGGCTTATTTAATGTATTGTTTAACAAACAGGATAAGTTGCCGGCAATAATGACAGATCAGGATATTGCCAATCTTGCCGGTGACGCCGGTTTAAATTATGAACAGTTGAATAAATGTTTGCAGTCCGGCAAGGGCCAGATAAAGGAGCGTAAGGACTTTGCGGACGGAGTGGATGCCGGAGTAAGCGGCACGCCGACTTTTTTTGTGAACGGTGAAATGGTGGAGGGCGTGGTGCCTTTTGATATTTGGGAAAATTTTGTAAAAAATTATTAA
- a CDS encoding pilin, translated as MPKQIRKIIFILALGFVVFPMMPVSAADVTPALNPICWKKAECDKARASFLVGLSGAEKQNAAEGFVKGDVPCVGGDGEDAWGKCLPAGVTYTQISIGGQGKYANLGVYLQTIYNYALGIASVLAVVMIIVAGVQWTTSGGNTEVISSSKKRIVGSVVGLFIAYMSFFILNTINPSLTALRLPQVWLIKPQSLMPEYCSAAPSSTKFGNVGTGDANAFKNVKYDISLATDKSKLVCGSKFAMENGGNTTCLGDYCPNKGELCFGNKVDNYKCEPGVIGGKIMPSFTLSNSNSNLISSVKLYEVCTDGSIKGPAGTATPVKRGGGEQYLISGSIDTCGPGKTAGYFLGAGINDCLLQLTGTCTGGGMDWFAVGRVPGTNSCSINLANQFFRSFGGNQPDCSQVPAACTCGFLKLLSNSDDFKKNLLIPSLQTDYKGYLMSPAELQKGFICDILVDRSEFPSLPGSTVSTLVKGAFTGGLSIIAEAITSANKDCP; from the coding sequence ATGCCTAAGCAAATTAGGAAAATTATATTTATTCTAGCGCTTGGGTTTGTAGTTTTTCCGATGATGCCGGTGAGCGCCGCCGATGTAACTCCGGCACTGAATCCGATATGCTGGAAAAAAGCGGAATGCGATAAGGCCAGGGCATCATTTTTGGTCGGTTTGTCAGGAGCGGAGAAACAAAACGCGGCCGAGGGTTTTGTTAAAGGGGATGTGCCTTGCGTGGGCGGAGACGGAGAAGACGCCTGGGGGAAATGTTTGCCGGCTGGCGTCACTTATACTCAAATATCAATCGGCGGGCAGGGAAAATATGCCAATCTCGGCGTTTATTTACAGACCATTTATAACTACGCTTTGGGCATCGCTTCGGTTTTGGCGGTGGTCATGATAATAGTGGCCGGAGTGCAGTGGACAACTTCGGGCGGCAATACCGAGGTTATCAGTAGCTCCAAAAAAAGAATCGTCGGATCAGTGGTCGGGCTTTTTATTGCTTACATGTCTTTTTTTATTTTAAACACCATCAATCCGTCTCTGACCGCCCTGCGTTTGCCGCAGGTGTGGCTGATTAAACCGCAAAGCTTGATGCCGGAATATTGCAGTGCGGCACCGTCAAGTACCAAGTTTGGGAATGTTGGCACCGGCGATGCGAATGCGTTTAAAAATGTTAAGTATGATATTAGCTTGGCCACTGATAAGAGCAAGTTGGTTTGCGGAAGCAAGTTTGCCATGGAAAATGGGGGTAACACGACTTGTCTCGGGGATTATTGTCCGAATAAGGGAGAATTATGTTTTGGCAATAAAGTTGATAATTATAAATGCGAGCCGGGAGTGATTGGCGGAAAAATAATGCCGTCATTTACCCTTAGCAATTCAAATAGTAATCTGATCAGTTCGGTTAAATTATATGAGGTTTGTACAGACGGCAGTATTAAAGGACCTGCCGGCACAGCCACTCCGGTGAAAAGAGGCGGGGGTGAACAGTATTTGATAAGCGGCAGCATTGATACCTGCGGACCGGGGAAGACAGCCGGCTATTTTCTGGGCGCCGGCATAAATGATTGTTTATTACAATTAACCGGCACCTGCACCGGCGGCGGTATGGATTGGTTTGCTGTTGGCAGAGTACCCGGCACCAACTCGTGCAGTATTAATTTGGCCAATCAGTTTTTTAGATCATTCGGCGGCAACCAACCGGATTGCAGTCAGGTTCCCGCCGCCTGCACTTGCGGATTTTTGAAGTTGCTTAGCAATTCTGATGACTTTAAGAAGAACCTATTGATTCCTTCACTGCAAACAGATTACAAAGGTTATCTAATGTCCCCGGCAGAGTTGCAAAAAGGATTTATATGTGATATCCTTGTTGACCGTAGTGAGTTCCCCAGTTTGCCCGGTTCCACTGTTTCAACTTTGGTTAAGGGTGCCTTTACCGGGGGCCTTAGTATAATAGCTGAAGCAATAACATCTGCTAACAAAGATTGCCCATAG
- the uvrA gene encoding excinuclease ABC subunit UvrA, translated as MPDKLIIKGARVHNLKNVDIEIPKNKLVVITGLSGSGKSSLAFDTIYAEGQRRYAESLSSYARQFMEVRDKPDVDSIEGLSPTIAIDQKSYTQNPRSTVGTVTEIYDYLRLLFARIGQQYCPDDHVPVESYTAGEIVEEARKKARINPEILILSPLVRGAHVSHGQLLDQVEKSGHEWVRVNGELLKINDLAEYEFSDKKLYNVELLIGKITDYRKQDIAKMVDMALDLSNGLAVVSNSEEKLYSTSGICPKCKKTMPVLDMRSFSFNSPYGACQRCTGLGITLEVDADLVIPNDRLTLAEGAVQPWMRITGNQNWYQKILTAVAERYNFSTNTPVRDLPEKIKKIILYGTGEEYYDLDGKRATFPGVIPNLMQRHLETDSEYVRKEIEQYMREVICPVCHGKRLRQESLAVKIGEHNIADLSSMSVEDNIIFFKKEVANIIGNKPGAGLNQQQKAVIAKPIIKEITQRIQGLDDVGLSYLALDRAMNTLSGGEVTRTRLATQLSTGLIGVIYILDEPSIGLHPKDNGRLIASLKSLRDMGNTVIVVEHDSAMMLAADYVVDVGPGAGIEGGKIMAKGTVAEIKKSKNSLTGAYLSGREKIECTKEKAARGAGAKADKKNLKAIKITGAKAYNLKNIDVDLPLGKLVCVTGVSGSGKSTLVIDILGKALAKKFYRAKDEPGAHKSISGTENIDKVITIDQSPIGRTPRSNPATYTGVFTLIRDLFADLPEARMHSYDAGKFSFNVKGGGRCEACAGEGYVRIPMQFLADVYVQCSECGGARYNREALEIHYRNKNISDVLNMTIDEAYNFFNDIPNIADKLNVLRKVGLGYIQLGQPATTLSGGEAQRVKLATELSRASTGSTLYILDEPTTGLHFEDIKHLLQVLNQLVAKGNTVLIIEHNLDVIRCSDWIIDMGPGGGRHGGVVVAKGTPADVMKIKTSWTGKYLKE; from the coding sequence ATGCCCGACAAACTCATAATTAAAGGCGCAAGGGTGCATAATCTCAAAAATGTAGATATTGAGATACCCAAAAATAAATTGGTGGTCATTACCGGTTTGTCCGGTTCGGGCAAAAGCAGCTTGGCTTTTGACACCATCTATGCCGAAGGACAGAGGCGCTATGCCGAGTCCTTATCATCTTACGCGCGCCAGTTTATGGAAGTGCGTGACAAACCGGACGTGGATAGTATAGAAGGGTTGTCGCCGACTATTGCCATTGACCAGAAAAGCTATACGCAAAATCCGCGTTCAACCGTGGGCACGGTAACCGAAATTTATGATTATTTGCGTTTGCTCTTTGCTCGCATTGGCCAGCAATATTGTCCGGATGATCATGTGCCGGTTGAGTCATATACAGCCGGAGAGATTGTTGAAGAAGCCAGAAAAAAAGCCAGAATCAATCCGGAGATTTTAATTTTATCGCCTTTGGTGCGTGGCGCGCATGTTTCCCACGGCCAGCTTTTGGATCAGGTGGAAAAGTCAGGGCACGAGTGGGTGCGAGTTAATGGCGAACTGCTTAAAATAAACGACTTGGCCGAATATGAATTTTCAGATAAAAAATTATACAATGTTGAGTTATTGATTGGTAAAATTACCGATTACCGCAAACAGGACATCGCCAAAATGGTTGATATGGCCCTTGATTTGAGCAATGGCCTGGCGGTTGTCAGTAATAGTGAAGAAAAGTTATATTCCACCTCCGGCATCTGTCCGAAATGCAAAAAAACAATGCCGGTTTTGGATATGCGCAGTTTTAGTTTCAACAGTCCGTATGGGGCTTGTCAGCGTTGTACCGGTTTGGGTATTACTTTGGAGGTTGATGCTGATTTGGTAATTCCCAACGACAGATTAACCTTGGCCGAAGGGGCCGTTCAACCGTGGATGAGAATTACCGGCAATCAAAATTGGTATCAGAAAATTCTGACAGCCGTGGCCGAGCGCTATAATTTTTCCACCAACACGCCGGTTCGGGATTTGCCGGAGAAAATAAAAAAGATAATTCTCTACGGAACGGGCGAGGAGTATTATGATTTGGACGGAAAAAGGGCAACCTTTCCGGGTGTGATTCCTAATTTAATGCAGAGGCATCTGGAAACGGATTCAGAATATGTACGCAAAGAGATTGAACAGTATATGCGCGAGGTTATCTGCCCGGTATGCCACGGCAAGAGATTGCGTCAGGAGTCTTTGGCCGTAAAAATCGGGGAGCATAATATCGCCGATTTGTCGTCAATGAGTGTTGAAGATAATATTATTTTTTTCAAAAAAGAAGTCGCCAACATTATTGGTAATAAACCGGGCGCCGGTTTAAATCAACAGCAAAAAGCAGTGATTGCCAAACCGATTATTAAAGAAATTACCCAAAGAATACAAGGACTGGATGATGTTGGTTTAAGTTATCTGGCCTTGGACAGAGCCATGAACACACTTTCCGGCGGAGAAGTAACCCGCACCCGTTTGGCCACCCAGCTTTCAACCGGACTAATTGGAGTTATATATATTTTGGATGAACCTTCAATCGGTTTGCATCCGAAAGACAATGGCCGCTTAATCGCCAGCTTGAAATCTTTGCGCGACATGGGAAATACCGTGATTGTGGTTGAGCATGACAGCGCCATGATGCTCGCCGCCGATTATGTGGTTGATGTTGGTCCGGGCGCGGGCATTGAAGGCGGAAAAATAATGGCCAAAGGCACGGTCGCGGAAATTAAAAAATCAAAAAATTCTTTGACCGGGGCGTATTTGTCCGGCCGGGAGAAAATTGAATGCACCAAAGAAAAAGCCGCGCGCGGTGCGGGCGCCAAAGCGGATAAGAAAAATTTGAAGGCAATAAAAATCACCGGCGCCAAGGCCTATAATTTAAAAAATATTGATGTTGATCTGCCGTTAGGAAAATTGGTTTGCGTGACCGGTGTTTCCGGCTCGGGCAAATCAACTTTGGTAATAGATATTTTAGGCAAGGCCCTGGCTAAGAAATTTTATCGCGCCAAAGACGAACCGGGCGCGCACAAAAGCATCTCCGGCACGGAAAATATTGATAAAGTTATTACCATTGACCAGTCGCCAATTGGGCGCACGCCACGATCTAACCCGGCTACCTATACCGGCGTGTTTACTTTAATTCGCGACTTGTTCGCCGATTTGCCGGAAGCGCGCATGCACAGTTATGACGCGGGCAAGTTCAGCTTTAATGTCAAAGGCGGAGGCAGGTGCGAGGCCTGTGCCGGCGAGGGCTATGTGCGCATCCCGATGCAATTTTTGGCCGATGTTTATGTGCAGTGCAGTGAATGCGGCGGTGCGAGATATAATCGCGAGGCGCTGGAAATTCATTACCGCAATAAAAATATTTCCGATGTTTTGAACATGACCATTGATGAGGCCTATAACTTTTTTAATGACATTCCCAATATTGCCGACAAGTTGAATGTCTTGCGCAAAGTTGGTTTGGGGTATATTCAGTTGGGTCAGCCGGCAACCACACTGTCCGGCGGTGAGGCCCAGCGCGTTAAATTAGCCACTGAACTTTCTCGTGCTTCCACCGGCAGTACTTTATATATTTTAGACGAGCCGACTACCGGTCTGCATTTTGAAGATATAAAACATTTGCTTCAGGTCTTGAATCAGTTGGTCGCCAAGGGGAACACTGTTCTTATTATTGAACACAACTTGGATGTCATTAGATGCTCTGATTGGATTATTGATATGGGGCCGGGCGGAGGCCGACACGGGGGAGTGGTTGTAGCCAA